From Candidatus Manganitrophus morganii, the proteins below share one genomic window:
- a CDS encoding DUF2459 domain-containing protein — protein MKPTGSQSPSFLKVTNKRCFFVFFLTAAVFILISCASPPKGLFPPLPGEPTKPVYVVNNGWHASFVVKKEDIPVEVWPESNDFPEAAYLEVGWGDKDYYMAPGFNLWYAFKALFWPTASVLHIVGFSEPMERFFPESEIIEIPLSLLGFERLCKTVHDSYRHKKGQPIVAGPGLYGESRFYLSDEKYHLFKTSNIWTAKALRSAGVPVRPLFSITAGGAARQARRFERPPTAVPSTTPEENRNRLSR, from the coding sequence ATGAAGCCCACCGGTTCACAATCGCCCTCCTTTCTCAAAGTGACGAACAAGCGCTGCTTCTTCGTTTTCTTTTTAACGGCCGCCGTCTTCATTCTCATCTCCTGCGCCTCCCCGCCGAAAGGTCTCTTTCCTCCTCTGCCGGGAGAGCCGACCAAACCGGTTTACGTCGTGAACAACGGCTGGCATGCGAGCTTCGTCGTCAAGAAAGAAGATATCCCGGTGGAGGTTTGGCCGGAGAGCAACGACTTCCCTGAGGCCGCTTATCTCGAAGTCGGCTGGGGGGACAAAGATTACTACATGGCTCCCGGCTTCAACCTCTGGTACGCCTTCAAGGCGCTCTTCTGGCCGACGGCGAGTGTCCTCCACATCGTCGGGTTTAGTGAGCCGATGGAGCGCTTCTTTCCGGAGAGCGAGATCATCGAGATCCCCCTCTCGCTCTTAGGTTTTGAGCGGCTTTGCAAAACGGTCCATGACAGCTACCGGCACAAGAAGGGTCAGCCGATCGTCGCCGGACCGGGACTTTACGGGGAGAGCCGCTTTTATCTCTCCGACGAAAAGTACCACCTCTTCAAAACCAGCAACATCTGGACGGCGAAGGCCCTCCGATCCGCCGGCGTCCCGGTCCGCCCTCTTTTCTCGATCACCGCCGGCGGCGCGGCCAGGCAGGCGCGACGGTTCGAACGGCCTCCGACGGCGGTCCCTTCTACGACCCCAGAAGAAAATCGAAATCGGCTTTCGAGATAG
- a CDS encoding DUF799 family lipoprotein, with the protein MKKNNLSFLIVFCFLLISCSIPVHTISPNPSNPIRTVAVLPMYNATNDVEGPRVVRELAEKRIQKWHYASKPLNEVDQILKDQMGLTLGSQLELTTPQKLGAALGVDAVLYGYLLNFDDITTGVYNEKRVRAGFRLVDTKTGKVVWAGGRGIRNESGSLGSMASSRDDGIGGLKSVPGISEIPRLEEWEKAGEAADASFMMAVGGKLLEKATGGYLKAETEAMLNKIFGNFPAGRGSGEAAPVALPRVAAAVAPPPPTAGNPFFSYMKLGQRDFTSDLVMTSFMKKDNRQMVMVGKLAKGGENFRTDIDMTEAMKNEAKGAPAGFFKTASISRGKSKKNYTLYPDLKKYMEHEVVESEKGAKEPKITKKKVGEEVVDGRKCDKYQVDVTASDGKTFQGYIWEPKEIKDFIVKSEFEDQEFKQTMELKNLKLATPPPPLFEIPKDYTLAAGFLDLMDEKK; encoded by the coding sequence ATGAAAAAAAATAACCTCTCTTTTTTGATCGTCTTTTGTTTTCTCCTGATCTCCTGCTCGATTCCGGTCCATACCATCTCCCCGAATCCCTCGAACCCGATCCGCACGGTGGCGGTCTTGCCGATGTATAACGCCACCAATGATGTGGAGGGCCCCCGCGTCGTCAGAGAGCTGGCCGAGAAGCGGATCCAAAAATGGCATTACGCCAGCAAGCCGTTGAACGAGGTCGATCAAATCCTCAAGGATCAAATGGGGCTGACGCTCGGCTCCCAGCTGGAGCTGACGACGCCGCAGAAGCTCGGCGCCGCCCTCGGCGTCGACGCGGTGCTTTACGGCTATCTCTTGAATTTCGATGACATTACGACCGGCGTCTATAATGAGAAAAGGGTCCGGGCCGGGTTTCGGCTCGTCGACACAAAAACCGGAAAGGTCGTCTGGGCGGGGGGACGGGGGATCCGCAACGAGTCGGGAAGCCTCGGATCGATGGCCTCTTCCCGGGACGACGGGATCGGCGGATTGAAATCGGTGCCGGGAATCTCCGAAATCCCCCGGTTGGAGGAGTGGGAGAAGGCCGGCGAGGCGGCGGACGCTTCCTTCATGATGGCGGTGGGGGGAAAGCTGCTGGAGAAGGCGACGGGAGGCTACCTCAAGGCCGAGACGGAGGCGATGCTCAATAAAATATTCGGGAACTTTCCCGCCGGCCGGGGATCGGGGGAGGCCGCTCCGGTGGCTCTTCCGCGCGTTGCTGCGGCAGTCGCTCCGCCGCCGCCGACCGCCGGAAATCCCTTTTTCAGCTATATGAAGCTTGGCCAGAGGGATTTTACCTCCGATCTCGTGATGACCTCTTTCATGAAGAAAGACAACCGCCAGATGGTGATGGTCGGAAAATTGGCGAAAGGGGGTGAGAACTTTCGCACCGACATCGACATGACCGAGGCGATGAAAAATGAAGCGAAAGGAGCGCCGGCCGGATTTTTCAAAACGGCGTCGATTTCGCGGGGCAAGAGCAAAAAGAATTATACGCTTTATCCCGACCTGAAAAAATACATGGAGCACGAGGTCGTCGAAAGCGAAAAGGGGGCCAAAGAGCCGAAGATCACCAAGAAGAAGGTGGGGGAAGAGGTGGTCGATGGGCGGAAGTGCGATAAGTATCAGGTCGATGTGACGGCGTCGGACGGAAAGACATTTCAAGGGTATATCTGGGAGCCGAAGGAGATCAAAGATTTCATCGTCAAATCGGAGTTCGAGGATCAGGAGTTCAAGCAGACGATGGAGCTGAAGAATTTGAAGCTCGCAACGCCTCCCCCGCCCCTTTTCGAGATTCCGAAAGATTATACGTTGGCGGCCGGTTTTTTGGATTTGATGGATGAAAAGAAATAG
- a CDS encoding DEAD/DEAH box helicase yields the protein MFLEENETIQALRSFPPNEVYFVAPERFVRSGYQYHHQKRLMGYRWNRTASVLAAFVQGTRRYAVLFSVEQGALRFSCDCPAWTAASNCKHVVCALMTTLHLLSNDLFKLPGEQEGHLAPLREALLNVREEASPSGSKRKAVYEIVIGKEKGYPTLSIRKNGSRLLSPWGMPAELARFVSHYNGYVSPFLMEQFEGYLKKEGNRHPILFRTGKGEERVAWSPSTDYRGKTEIEATEKGVTIRAVCFREREEVVPFARFGGLVIDLKEKRLVPLPYVDGWEVFKTLRKRFDRADSVWSADEVFDDEETGVSFEVSHPLFASAQINIADSDREKILGHLLLKIDGEVVSPLPAKHAYAMMIDPKGGGDDRLILRAECRLGESNGLGNKAAASGLRNRAAPGEATTIPLFEFFTVLEQGREISQSLRAQKRKTVLYDLFFKLLPIRTKEEAEKLLRESLAGNDFKKHAIKSEAKEILRYFLSLYLRPEVRLRFYDGRWRIVPVDKSKEALLYRIPYDLFGPEVFRGMAAPNEMSLPPLALHAGLSELYARFKEAGIALFYDKKGVEASRWEFSFDARRASGIDWFEIKPEIRCDGSLIDETVWRKALDRRGVVEKEGVVQILDSNSREILECLAAIYRPGKRGRKEIIRVPRLQILDWIALRRAGVKVALSEADEALIARLTRFERIEETPLPERLAATLRPYQKDGYHWLAFLYRNRFGACLADDMGLGKTLQAISLLAGIREGKIDALAKGTSPGDPHLPGGPHLVVVPPSLLFNWENEVARFYPDLKIHSYTGAARSAAFDGADIVLITYALVRREIEMLRKIPFHVIFFDEAQAVKNIHADTTGAVRRLTGAFKVVMTGTPLENHLGEYYSILDLALPGLLGEYDDFRAETKQEGSPSLDLLLRRTRPFVLRRTKEEILKELPPKTEIDVYLELTVPQKRLYQATVAQIRSAIDDAYRSKTEAQAKIIALTALLKLRQICVSPRLLAPTLEGRFPKIEFLIGRLNELLEAGHSALVFSQFTSFLDLVEEALRREAIPYARLDGSTAVGKRKALVEGFQKGEGASVFLLSLKAGGQGLNLTKASYVFHLDPWWNPAVEDQASDRAHRIGQEKKVSITRILMRHTIEEKMMALKEKKRALYQAVMGETAQAGKGFSISKADFDFLLGS from the coding sequence ATGTTTCTCGAAGAGAATGAAACCATTCAGGCGTTGAGGTCCTTTCCTCCGAACGAGGTCTATTTTGTCGCCCCGGAGCGTTTTGTCAGGTCTGGGTATCAATATCATCACCAAAAGCGGCTGATGGGATACCGGTGGAACAGGACGGCTTCCGTCCTGGCCGCTTTCGTCCAGGGGACGCGGCGCTACGCCGTCCTCTTCTCCGTAGAGCAAGGGGCGTTGCGCTTTTCCTGCGACTGCCCCGCCTGGACGGCCGCGTCGAACTGCAAACATGTCGTCTGCGCTTTGATGACGACCCTCCATCTTCTTTCGAACGATCTCTTTAAGCTTCCGGGGGAGCAGGAGGGACATCTCGCGCCGCTGAGGGAGGCGCTGCTGAACGTTCGGGAAGAGGCTTCGCCTTCGGGTTCAAAGAGAAAAGCCGTCTACGAGATCGTGATCGGAAAAGAAAAGGGCTACCCGACCCTTTCCATTCGGAAAAACGGAAGCCGTCTTCTCTCTCCGTGGGGGATGCCGGCGGAGCTGGCGCGGTTCGTTTCGCATTACAACGGTTATGTTTCCCCTTTCCTGATGGAACAGTTCGAGGGATACTTGAAGAAAGAAGGAAACCGCCATCCGATCCTCTTCCGGACGGGAAAAGGGGAGGAGCGGGTTGCGTGGAGCCCCTCGACCGATTATCGGGGGAAAACGGAGATAGAGGCCACGGAGAAGGGGGTGACGATCCGGGCTGTCTGTTTCCGAGAACGGGAGGAGGTGGTCCCATTCGCCCGGTTCGGGGGCTTGGTGATCGATCTCAAAGAGAAGCGGCTCGTGCCTCTCCCTTACGTCGATGGCTGGGAGGTTTTTAAAACCCTGCGCAAGCGCTTCGATCGCGCCGACTCGGTTTGGAGCGCCGATGAAGTATTCGACGACGAGGAGACCGGCGTCTCTTTCGAGGTTTCCCATCCCCTCTTCGCGTCGGCCCAAATCAACATCGCCGATTCGGACCGTGAAAAGATCTTAGGCCATCTTCTCCTGAAGATCGACGGCGAGGTGGTTTCTCCTCTCCCCGCGAAACATGCCTACGCAATGATGATCGATCCGAAAGGAGGGGGCGACGACCGTCTGATCCTCCGCGCGGAATGCCGTCTGGGGGAATCGAATGGCCTGGGTAATAAAGCGGCCGCCAGCGGCCTAAGAAATAGGGCGGCCCCCGGGGAGGCGACGACGATTCCCCTCTTCGAGTTTTTCACCGTCTTGGAGCAGGGGCGCGAAATTTCCCAATCGCTCCGGGCGCAAAAGAGAAAGACGGTTCTCTACGATCTTTTTTTCAAGCTCCTCCCGATCCGGACGAAAGAAGAAGCGGAAAAACTTCTCCGTGAATCGCTGGCGGGGAACGATTTTAAAAAGCATGCGATTAAATCGGAAGCGAAGGAAATCCTGCGGTACTTCTTATCCCTTTACTTGCGGCCCGAGGTTCGCCTGCGGTTTTATGATGGGAGGTGGCGCATCGTCCCGGTCGACAAATCGAAAGAGGCCCTTCTCTATCGGATTCCGTACGATCTGTTCGGTCCGGAGGTGTTCAGGGGGATGGCCGCCCCGAACGAGATGTCGCTCCCCCCCCTTGCGCTGCACGCCGGTCTTTCCGAACTTTACGCCCGGTTCAAGGAGGCGGGGATCGCTCTTTTTTACGACAAAAAGGGGGTCGAGGCGTCGCGGTGGGAGTTTTCGTTCGACGCCCGCCGCGCCTCCGGAATCGACTGGTTCGAGATCAAGCCGGAGATCCGATGCGACGGATCCCTGATCGACGAGACGGTTTGGCGGAAGGCGCTCGATCGGCGCGGGGTGGTGGAGAAAGAAGGGGTCGTCCAGATCCTCGATTCGAATTCGCGGGAAATATTGGAGTGCCTGGCCGCCATTTACCGGCCGGGGAAGCGGGGGAGAAAGGAGATCATCCGTGTCCCGAGGCTTCAGATTCTCGACTGGATCGCGCTCCGAAGAGCGGGGGTGAAGGTCGCCCTCTCCGAAGCGGACGAAGCATTGATCGCGCGGTTGACCCGATTCGAGCGGATCGAGGAGACCCCACTCCCGGAGCGGCTGGCGGCGACACTGCGGCCCTATCAAAAGGACGGGTATCACTGGCTCGCCTTTCTCTACCGGAACCGTTTCGGCGCCTGCCTTGCCGACGACATGGGATTGGGGAAGACCCTCCAGGCGATCAGCCTCCTGGCGGGGATTCGGGAGGGAAAGATCGATGCCCTGGCAAAGGGGACGTCCCCCGGAGACCCGCATCTGCCCGGAGGCCCGCATCTGGTAGTTGTCCCGCCGAGCCTCCTCTTCAACTGGGAGAACGAGGTCGCACGGTTCTACCCCGACCTGAAGATCCATTCTTATACCGGCGCGGCGCGGAGCGCGGCGTTCGACGGCGCCGATATCGTCCTCATCACCTACGCCTTGGTCCGAAGGGAGATCGAGATGTTGAGGAAGATCCCTTTCCACGTCATCTTTTTCGACGAGGCTCAGGCGGTGAAGAACATTCATGCCGACACCACCGGCGCGGTCCGGCGATTGACAGGGGCGTTCAAGGTGGTGATGACCGGCACCCCGCTTGAGAATCATCTCGGAGAATATTATTCGATCCTCGATCTGGCCCTTCCCGGCCTCTTGGGGGAATACGACGATTTCAGGGCGGAGACCAAGCAGGAGGGGTCGCCCTCCTTGGATCTGCTGCTGCGCCGGACCCGGCCGTTCGTCCTCCGGCGGACGAAGGAGGAGATCCTGAAAGAGCTTCCCCCCAAAACCGAGATCGACGTCTACTTGGAATTGACCGTCCCTCAGAAGCGCCTCTACCAGGCGACCGTCGCGCAGATCCGATCGGCGATCGACGACGCCTACCGGAGCAAGACCGAGGCGCAGGCGAAAATTATCGCCCTCACCGCCTTGCTGAAGTTGCGCCAGATCTGCGTCTCTCCCCGGCTTCTGGCCCCGACGCTTGAAGGGCGCTTTCCGAAGATCGAGTTTTTGATCGGCCGCCTCAACGAGTTGCTCGAAGCCGGCCACAGCGCCCTCGTCTTCTCGCAGTTCACCTCTTTCCTCGATCTGGTGGAGGAGGCGCTCCGCCGCGAGGCGATTCCGTACGCGCGGCTCGACGGGAGCACTGCCGTCGGTAAGCGGAAGGCGCTGGTGGAAGGGTTTCAGAAGGGGGAAGGGGCCTCCGTTTTTCTCCTCAGCCTCAAGGCGGGGGGGCAGGGGCTTAATTTGACGAAGGCCTCTTACGTCTTCCATCTCGATCCCTGGTGGAACCCGGCCGTCGAAGACCAGGCCTCCGATCGTGCCCACCGGATCGGACAGGAGAAGAAGGTCTCGATCACCCGCATCTTGATGCGGCATACGATCGAGGAGAAGATGATGGCGCTCAAAGAGAAGAAGCGCGCCCTCTACCAAGCGGTCATGGGAGAAACGGCCCAGGCCGGAAAGGGTTTCTCTATCTCGAAAGCCGATTTCGATTTTCTTCTGGGGTCGTAG